In Paenibacillus kyungheensis, the following are encoded in one genomic region:
- a CDS encoding HD-GYP domain-containing protein: MRLIPVTSLQPGMRLAKKIHNDEGVVLLAIDSELTSGIIRKLHNHGLDYVYIQDADTEDIVVKDIITSETRHKALQEIKTGFRSLIDPQAQKKNYPLIGRSFSGVVDSILNDISSDPEVMIMLLNINAKDQYLYHHSLNVCIYTLLLGKVHGYSTEELHVLGIGSLLHDIGKIKIPNSILSKPERLTDMEYEEIKLHTEYGYKMLKDEPGIPLLAAHCAYQHHERLNGSGYPRGITEPDIHEYAKWIAIADSYDALTTSRVYRSALLPHQALEVLYAGYGTMYDKYMMEVFKSRVAIYPIGLTVILSNGLKGVVVHIHKSITQRPIIRILYNEAGERLDSPYDLDLLAHHSIVIAGVEGLNTHMHT; the protein is encoded by the coding sequence TTGAGGTTGATACCTGTTACCTCCCTACAGCCGGGAATGCGATTAGCCAAAAAAATACACAATGATGAAGGAGTCGTACTCCTCGCTATAGACTCCGAATTAACAAGCGGTATTATTCGTAAATTACATAATCATGGTCTCGATTATGTGTACATTCAAGATGCAGATACTGAAGATATCGTAGTCAAAGATATTATTACTTCTGAGACTCGTCATAAAGCGTTACAAGAAATAAAGACCGGGTTCCGCAGTCTGATCGATCCTCAAGCCCAAAAAAAGAATTACCCTTTAATTGGACGTTCCTTCTCAGGAGTAGTGGATTCGATTCTAAATGATATCAGCTCAGATCCTGAAGTAATGATTATGTTATTGAATATCAATGCCAAAGATCAATATCTATACCATCATTCTTTAAATGTATGCATTTATACCCTTTTACTTGGCAAAGTACATGGATATTCTACAGAAGAACTGCATGTGCTTGGAATTGGTTCTTTGTTACACGATATTGGCAAAATCAAAATCCCTAATTCGATATTGTCCAAGCCAGAGCGATTAACCGATATGGAATACGAAGAAATTAAGCTACACACCGAATACGGGTACAAAATGTTAAAAGACGAGCCAGGCATTCCGCTACTGGCTGCCCACTGCGCTTATCAGCATCATGAACGATTGAACGGAAGTGGCTACCCGCGTGGTATTACCGAACCGGATATCCATGAATATGCGAAATGGATCGCGATTGCTGATTCATACGATGCATTGACCACAAGTCGTGTGTACCGCTCTGCCCTTTTGCCTCATCAAGCGCTCGAAGTCTTATATGCAGGATATGGCACGATGTATGATAAATATATGATGGAAGTTTTCAAAAGTCGGGTCGCTATCTATCCGATCGGTCTAACTGTCATTTTGAGCAATGGTCTCAAAGGTGTTGTTGTGCATATTCACAAATCGATTACTCAACGTCCTATTATTCGGATTCTATATAATGAAGCTGGTGAACGATTAGATTCACCTTATGATCTAGATCTACTTGCTCACCATTCTATCGTTATTGCAGGTGTAGAAGGTCTAAACACACATATGCACACGTAA
- a CDS encoding PAS domain-containing protein, translating to MFSPRKTSLSLQSVIEASQNVITQIQQQKELPQLNVKDASPEVQELVKHMNNAFALLYDQKQDISLRLDLVTEAIQVGLWDMNVVAGDPVNPNNKFTWTDEFRHMIGYRDESDFPNVLDSWASLLHPDEQQFVLDAFATHLLDHSGRTPYDIEYRLKLKNGQYRWFKATGTTIRDRQGVPLRVAGALFDIHDKKLKEQELQALVTRYDLINKALIEAPWDMEVIAGDPVNPNNAFWWSPQFRSTLGFQDEKDFPNVLSSWSDRLHPEDKEYSLNAFAAHLNDHTGQTPFAIDYRLQLKNGEYRWYHAGGATVRDSKGLPVRVAGTIRDITFEKNKDVVVEGMNSRMQQLSQSISEMTTAMASVSEQAQEVASAQEKSTEAANEAKNSADETKNISTFIREIANQTNLLGLNAAIEAARAGELGMGFAVVADEVRKLAVNSASATENIETSLSDMKELIEQILEHIGNMTTMTQTQAALTQQVNASMDEINHMAESLVDFAKQI from the coding sequence ATATTTTCCCCTAGAAAAACAAGCCTTTCGTTACAATCAGTTATTGAAGCCAGTCAAAACGTTATCACCCAAATTCAACAACAAAAAGAGTTACCTCAATTAAATGTTAAAGATGCTTCCCCAGAAGTACAAGAATTAGTCAAACATATGAATAATGCCTTTGCATTATTGTACGATCAAAAGCAAGATATTTCACTACGTTTGGATCTAGTCACTGAAGCGATTCAAGTTGGATTATGGGATATGAATGTAGTTGCTGGTGATCCGGTGAATCCGAATAATAAATTTACCTGGACTGATGAGTTCCGTCATATGATCGGTTATCGTGACGAAAGTGATTTTCCGAATGTGTTAGATAGCTGGGCTTCTCTACTTCATCCCGATGAGCAACAATTTGTATTAGATGCTTTTGCCACGCATTTACTAGATCACTCCGGTCGTACTCCTTATGATATCGAATATCGCCTCAAATTAAAAAATGGACAATATCGTTGGTTCAAAGCTACAGGTACAACGATTCGTGATCGTCAAGGTGTGCCTTTACGTGTAGCAGGAGCACTATTTGATATTCATGACAAAAAGTTAAAAGAACAAGAGTTGCAAGCACTTGTTACGCGTTATGATCTGATCAACAAAGCATTGATCGAAGCACCATGGGATATGGAAGTCATTGCAGGCGATCCAGTTAACCCTAATAATGCCTTCTGGTGGTCACCACAATTTCGTTCAACACTGGGCTTCCAAGATGAGAAAGACTTCCCTAACGTATTAAGCAGTTGGAGCGATCGTCTACATCCAGAAGATAAAGAATATTCCTTGAATGCTTTTGCTGCTCACTTGAACGATCATACCGGACAGACTCCGTTCGCTATCGATTACCGTCTACAATTGAAAAATGGAGAATACCGCTGGTATCATGCAGGTGGAGCTACAGTTCGAGATAGCAAAGGATTACCGGTACGTGTAGCTGGAACGATTCGTGATATTACATTTGAAAAAAATAAAGATGTTGTTGTAGAAGGCATGAATAGCCGTATGCAACAATTGTCTCAGTCGATCAGTGAAATGACAACCGCTATGGCATCGGTATCTGAACAAGCACAAGAAGTCGCTTCGGCTCAAGAGAAATCAACAGAAGCGGCAAATGAAGCGAAAAACAGTGCAGATGAAACCAAAAACATTTCTACCTTTATTCGTGAAATTGCTAACCAAACGAATCTACTAGGATTGAATGCAGCAATCGAAGCCGCACGCGCAGGCGAATTGGGTATGGGATTTGCAGTAGTTGCCGATGAAGTCCGTAAGTTAGCTGTAAACAGTGCTTCTGCAACGGAGAATATCGAAACCAGTCTAAGCGATATGAAAGAGCTAATCGAACAGATTCTAGAGCATATCGGCAATATGACAACGATGACCCAGACTCAAGCAGCATTAACACAACAGGTGAATGCTTCGATGGACGAGATTAATCATATGGCAGAGTCGCTTGTTGATTTTGCGAAACAAATTTAA
- a CDS encoding DEAD/DEAH box helicase, translating into MSTELHLPTIELWCGKTAFAKGKSYYRNGKVSFIQYDQQSSMYQAIVNIRAKLTEQVSINVDEEGEVYAQCSCPSLSSYDHYCQHIAAVLIHIYYAQQQGIVPILVESSAKPERSLAEEEQKVDTSQEDNRQIQQQHNDALQLTRHMLSLFADQKQRPSGSRTYFETRTTLQVEWICKPIAYGNRQYRIGIEMKVGPKRVYIVQQLIEFLEHVKRRESYYFSKSFTYDPELHSFARTDDRLIQHMLDIIQEEQQYGSWEAQGAIAGYHQQHQRLVLIPASHWKEMLEQLSHASSTALEYNGQQWGTVMPSQESLPIQFQLDRYEPESNKGSRDTTSLSAPPRYELHVEGLEHLIVLEWYETVISYGQLIHVPENECQRLSELQSMLQASEQYRTHQTMTIPEEQLEPFIEQVIPGLMTLGQVHMTRAVSEYIVRTPLQARLYLDRVRDRLLAGLEFQYGQVTINPLDLQVPSLPEGQILLRDGKQEEEIMMLLDEGSFVQTEGGYFLTDEDAEYEFLYHILPRLEQWVEVYATSAVKARVYNPLSAPKLKVNTDPRHDWLELTLELDGIAESQIIEVLNSLREQRRYHRLPNGALLPLEQQEFRKIIAFIQQTGMTKFMPLDHDLLDHTTNEEQTGQLVMRMPLIQGLAGLDQESTNESVQFGKSLRLLLDNMRNPDLREEHVPAHLAPILRDYQQYGYQWMRTLAHYGFGGILADDMGLGKTLQSITFLASMLSDIRRSGQPALIVTPASLMYNWQHEIRRFAPEIHICLIDGSKTERNRRWYQSLPQQSSEPEGSDRPAVDVIITSYPLLRRDLEQVYRSSFHTLILDEAQTFKNDLTQVAKAVKQIKAQYRFALTGTPIENSIYELWAIMHVVFPQLLGDKKSFADLSNETVAKRIRPFVLRRLKKDVLKELPDKQEHILISELLPEQKKLYAAYLARLQQDALKHLNDKAVPQNKIKILAGLTRLRQLCCHPALFVQQYEGGSAKLEQLLEIVEESLDAGKRLLIFSQFTEMLGIIGQELQQAQVPYFNLDGSTPVAERVELCNRYNQGERDIFLISLKAGGTGLNLTGADTVILYDLWWNPAVEEQAADRAHRIGQQNTVQVIRLIAQGTVEDKMFELQQTKKHLIDEVIQAGTEQPALTALTEEEIRQILMI; encoded by the coding sequence GTGAGTACCGAACTTCATTTGCCAACGATCGAATTATGGTGTGGAAAGACTGCTTTTGCGAAAGGGAAATCGTATTACCGTAATGGTAAAGTATCCTTCATTCAATATGATCAGCAATCTTCGATGTATCAAGCGATTGTGAATATTAGAGCTAAGCTGACTGAACAGGTTTCTATAAATGTGGATGAAGAAGGGGAAGTGTATGCTCAGTGTAGTTGCCCTTCGCTATCCTCTTATGATCATTATTGTCAGCATATTGCGGCGGTCTTAATTCATATCTATTATGCACAACAGCAAGGGATTGTACCTATTCTGGTAGAGTCCTCTGCGAAGCCTGAACGGTCTTTGGCTGAAGAAGAGCAAAAGGTAGATACTTCGCAAGAAGATAATCGTCAGATACAACAACAGCACAACGATGCACTACAATTAACCCGGCATATGCTTTCTTTATTTGCCGATCAAAAGCAACGTCCTAGTGGCAGTCGAACGTATTTCGAGACTCGAACAACTCTTCAAGTAGAATGGATCTGCAAGCCTATTGCTTACGGTAATCGGCAATACCGAATAGGCATCGAAATGAAAGTTGGACCCAAACGTGTCTATATTGTACAGCAGTTGATCGAATTTCTAGAGCATGTGAAGCGGCGGGAAAGTTATTATTTTTCCAAATCGTTCACATATGATCCTGAACTACATAGCTTTGCTCGTACAGATGATCGTCTTATTCAGCATATGCTCGATATTATTCAAGAAGAACAACAATACGGAAGCTGGGAAGCGCAAGGTGCGATTGCTGGATACCATCAACAGCATCAGCGGTTAGTATTAATTCCAGCTTCACACTGGAAAGAAATGCTTGAGCAATTGTCTCATGCATCATCCACTGCTTTGGAATATAACGGTCAGCAATGGGGTACAGTGATGCCAAGTCAGGAATCGTTGCCGATTCAATTTCAACTGGATCGTTATGAACCAGAATCCAATAAGGGTAGCAGAGATACAACATCTCTTAGCGCCCCACCCCGATATGAATTGCATGTAGAAGGGCTAGAGCACCTTATTGTACTGGAATGGTATGAAACGGTTATTTCTTATGGTCAATTGATTCATGTACCTGAGAACGAGTGTCAGCGTCTGAGTGAGCTTCAATCGATGTTGCAAGCGTCAGAGCAATATCGCACTCATCAGACGATGACTATTCCAGAAGAGCAATTAGAGCCTTTTATCGAGCAAGTGATTCCAGGATTGATGACATTAGGTCAGGTTCATATGACTCGCGCTGTTTCTGAATATATTGTACGTACTCCGCTCCAAGCACGATTGTATCTGGATCGTGTGCGAGATCGGCTATTAGCAGGGTTAGAATTTCAATACGGGCAGGTCACTATCAATCCGTTAGATCTACAAGTGCCTTCATTACCAGAAGGGCAGATTTTATTAAGAGATGGTAAGCAAGAAGAAGAGATTATGATGTTGTTGGACGAAGGTTCTTTTGTACAGACCGAAGGCGGTTATTTTTTGACAGATGAAGATGCTGAATATGAATTTTTGTATCATATTTTGCCTCGTCTGGAACAATGGGTCGAAGTGTATGCGACTTCAGCAGTTAAGGCCAGAGTATATAATCCTTTATCTGCACCCAAATTAAAAGTGAATACAGACCCGCGTCATGATTGGTTGGAATTGACTTTGGAGTTGGATGGTATAGCAGAGTCTCAGATTATAGAAGTGCTCAATTCGCTACGTGAACAACGGCGCTACCATCGTCTACCTAATGGAGCGTTATTACCTTTAGAACAACAAGAATTCCGCAAAATTATCGCTTTTATTCAGCAAACGGGTATGACGAAGTTTATGCCATTGGATCATGATCTGCTGGATCATACAACCAATGAAGAGCAGACCGGACAGTTGGTGATGCGGATGCCGCTCATTCAAGGACTCGCAGGGCTAGATCAAGAGTCAACGAACGAAAGTGTCCAGTTCGGCAAGTCGCTGCGTTTGTTGTTAGACAATATGCGTAACCCTGATCTACGTGAAGAGCATGTACCTGCACATTTAGCGCCTATTTTGCGGGATTATCAGCAGTATGGTTATCAATGGATGAGAACACTGGCTCATTATGGCTTCGGTGGTATTCTGGCAGACGATATGGGGCTTGGCAAAACGCTACAAAGTATTACTTTTCTAGCTTCTATGTTGTCTGATATCCGGCGTAGTGGTCAGCCTGCATTGATCGTAACGCCAGCTTCACTGATGTATAACTGGCAACATGAGATTCGGCGCTTTGCTCCTGAGATTCATATTTGTCTGATTGATGGAAGCAAAACGGAGCGTAATCGGCGCTGGTATCAATCGTTGCCACAGCAGTCGTCAGAACCCGAGGGGAGTGATCGACCTGCGGTGGATGTCATTATCACTTCCTATCCATTATTGCGTCGCGATCTAGAGCAAGTGTATCGATCTTCTTTTCACACGTTGATCTTAGATGAAGCACAGACATTCAAAAATGATCTTACTCAAGTTGCAAAAGCGGTCAAACAGATCAAAGCGCAGTATCGTTTTGCATTAACAGGTACACCGATAGAAAATTCGATCTATGAATTATGGGCAATTATGCATGTGGTATTTCCGCAACTATTAGGCGATAAAAAGTCATTTGCTGATCTGTCTAACGAAACGGTTGCTAAGCGGATTCGTCCATTTGTACTGAGACGATTGAAAAAAGATGTACTCAAAGAATTGCCTGACAAACAAGAACATATCCTGATCTCTGAATTATTGCCAGAGCAGAAAAAACTGTATGCTGCTTATCTAGCCAGACTACAACAAGATGCTTTGAAGCATTTGAATGACAAGGCTGTACCGCAAAATAAAATCAAAATTCTAGCAGGACTTACGCGTCTACGCCAATTGTGCTGTCATCCTGCTTTATTTGTACAGCAGTATGAAGGTGGATCAGCCAAGCTAGAACAGCTGTTAGAAATTGTGGAAGAAAGTCTGGATGCAGGCAAGCGATTGTTGATCTTTTCTCAATTTACCGAGATGTTGGGAATTATCGGACAGGAGCTCCAACAAGCGCAAGTTCCTTACTTTAATCTAGATGGAAGTACCCCTGTAGCGGAACGAGTAGAGTTATGTAATCGATACAATCAAGGAGAGCGTGATATCTTTTTAATTTCGCTCAAAGCAGGCGGAACAGGGCTTAATCTGACCGGAGCGGATACGGTAATATTATATGATCTATGGTGGAATCCAGCAGTAGAAGAACAAGCGGCTGATCGTGCTCACCGCATCGGACAGCAAAATACGGTGCAAGTGATTCGCTTGATTGCGCAAGGTACTGTAGAAGATAAAATGTTCGAATTGCAACAGACCAAAAAGCATTTGATTGATGAAGTGATTCAAGCAGGCACCGAACAACCTGCGTTAACAGCGTTAACCGAAGAAGAGATTCGCCAGATCTTAATGATCTGA
- a CDS encoding MGMT family protein: MQPFTKHVIRIIQAIPYGKVMTYGQIAAEAGSPRAARQVVRVLHSMSKKYDLPWHRVVNSKGEIAIADDESRFLQQMLLEEEGVEFGIQAIIDLSIYRYEYVESEHVDEM, from the coding sequence ATGCAACCATTTACTAAACATGTTATTCGAATTATTCAAGCTATTCCGTACGGAAAAGTAATGACTTATGGACAGATCGCCGCAGAAGCAGGAAGTCCGCGTGCTGCGAGACAGGTCGTGCGTGTGTTACATTCGATGAGTAAGAAGTATGATCTTCCGTGGCATAGAGTGGTCAATAGTAAAGGAGAGATCGCTATAGCAGACGATGAATCTCGTTTTCTTCAACAAATGCTACTTGAAGAAGAAGGTGTAGAATTCGGTATCCAGGCTATTATCGATCTCTCTATCTATCGGTATGAATACGTGGAATCTGAACATGTGGATGAAATGTAA
- a CDS encoding SDR family oxidoreductase: MELGLQDKSVFVAAASKGLGRASALEFAREGARVTIASRNIEQLQEAQQEIASATGVTVDIVQMDVNDATQIQSAIAQVIERTSRLDVLVTNAGGPPGGTFTDMEDEHWQQAFEQNLLSTIRLIRAALPALQSDGGGRIVNIASSSVKQPIDGLILSNVFRAGIQALTKTLSSEYGHKGILINTVAPGRIATDRILELDSKRAADQQISVEQLQAQATAQIPLGRMGTPEEFARMVVFYGSFANTYVTGQSLIVDGGTIRAL, encoded by the coding sequence ATGGAATTAGGATTGCAGGATAAATCTGTATTTGTGGCTGCTGCTAGTAAAGGATTGGGAAGAGCGAGTGCGCTTGAATTTGCAAGAGAAGGTGCCCGCGTAACGATTGCTAGTCGGAATATCGAACAGCTTCAAGAAGCTCAACAAGAGATTGCTTCGGCAACCGGGGTAACAGTAGACATTGTACAAATGGATGTGAATGATGCTACACAGATCCAATCGGCTATAGCACAAGTAATCGAACGCACAAGTCGGTTAGACGTATTGGTCACCAACGCTGGCGGGCCTCCAGGAGGAACATTTACAGATATGGAAGACGAGCACTGGCAACAAGCATTTGAACAAAATCTACTCAGTACGATTCGTCTGATTCGTGCGGCTTTACCAGCTCTACAATCTGATGGTGGTGGACGGATAGTCAATATTGCTTCCTCTTCTGTCAAACAGCCTATCGATGGATTGATTTTATCAAATGTTTTTCGTGCGGGTATTCAGGCACTAACCAAGACATTATCTTCGGAATACGGGCACAAAGGAATATTGATCAATACCGTAGCACCCGGACGGATTGCGACTGATCGAATCTTAGAATTAGACAGTAAGCGTGCAGCAGATCAGCAGATATCTGTAGAACAATTGCAAGCACAAGCTACTGCACAGATTCCACTTGGACGGATGGGAACGCCGGAAGAATTTGCACGTATGGTTGTATTTTACGGTTCGTTTGCCAATACGTATGTAACCGGACAGTCTCTGATCGTCGATGGAGGAACGATCCGGGCATTATAA
- a CDS encoding AraC family transcriptional regulator, protein MLLHHLPYTHYTHSVSYPPMDLNLLFFGTEQCTASHAWGPGVRDSYILHYIHSGSGVLRIQDKEYSLTAGQGFLIFPDTIMNYEADADDPWVYTWIGFKGINAKSLMQRAHLTLDHPVYDSQGRAWFQHFYDQLLAAYNEPGEDVYAQGMLYQLIYELIACAPVSTTPIRVTPSRERYLQQAIEYIENSYSQKISVLDIAAAVGLDRTYLSGLFKAELGVSLQQFMIEYRMKRALELLHHSQLSISDISRSVGYTDPFLFSKMFKKVIGQSPKQTRERL, encoded by the coding sequence ATGTTGCTTCACCATTTACCGTATACGCATTACACGCATTCCGTATCTTATCCGCCGATGGATTTGAATTTATTATTTTTCGGAACAGAACAATGTACAGCAAGCCATGCGTGGGGGCCAGGAGTTAGGGATTCATATATTCTTCATTATATCCATAGCGGATCAGGTGTTTTGCGTATTCAGGACAAAGAATATTCTCTTACAGCAGGACAGGGATTTTTGATTTTTCCCGATACTATTATGAATTATGAAGCCGATGCTGATGATCCGTGGGTCTATACGTGGATAGGATTCAAAGGAATCAACGCCAAATCATTAATGCAGCGCGCACATCTTACCCTCGATCATCCTGTATACGATAGTCAGGGTAGAGCATGGTTCCAGCATTTCTATGATCAACTGTTAGCGGCTTACAATGAACCAGGCGAAGATGTCTATGCGCAAGGTATGTTGTATCAGTTAATCTATGAATTGATCGCTTGTGCTCCAGTATCGACTACCCCTATACGGGTCACGCCTTCGAGAGAACGTTATCTGCAACAAGCGATAGAATATATCGAAAACAGTTATAGTCAAAAGATCAGTGTACTGGATATTGCTGCGGCTGTCGGTCTGGATCGTACGTATTTATCAGGGCTTTTCAAAGCAGAATTAGGCGTATCTCTGCAACAATTTATGATCGAATATCGTATGAAACGAGCGTTAGAATTACTTCATCATAGTCAGTTATCGATCAGCGATATTTCTCGTTCGGTCGGGTATACCGATCCTTTTCTTTTTTCTAAAATGTTCAAAAAAGTGATCGGTCAATCGCCCAAGCAGACTCGTGAACGATTGTAG
- the pyk gene encoding pyruvate kinase, whose product MLRTKIICTMGPACDSVEMLKEMIKAGMTVARLNMAHGELEDHVMRIQNVRQAAAELNTFVPIMMDIKGPEVRIGKLREASCELRAGGQLILTTEEILGDAERIGVNYAELNEVVKAGDRILIDDGLVDLNVREIRGNDIFCDIISGGTLKPRKGVNLPGIHTTLPGVTERDVMHIHFGLEQKIEMIAASFVRKGDDIREIRGILAENNAEHVQIYSKIENQEGMTNLNDIIVASDGIMVARGDLGVEVPIQDVPMMQKEMIDKCNLAGKPVIVATHMLESMQVNPRPTRSEVSDVANAVLQGADVVMLSGESAAGKYPVQSVQTMAAVAQRAETMIDYYEQFSKKRAEHSTNITEVISQSAVSASLELAAKAIIISTESGFTARMISKYRPQAPIFAVTQHESVMAKVCLLSGVIPVKGDAVSTTDEMFESATRNAINTGYINKGDVIVLSAGVPIGQSGNTNLLKVQQV is encoded by the coding sequence ATGCTTAGAACTAAAATTATCTGTACGATGGGACCTGCTTGTGATTCTGTAGAAATGTTAAAAGAAATGATCAAAGCGGGCATGACAGTAGCTCGTCTAAATATGGCTCATGGTGAGTTAGAAGATCATGTAATGCGTATCCAGAATGTACGTCAAGCTGCGGCTGAATTAAATACATTTGTACCGATTATGATGGATATCAAAGGACCTGAAGTCCGTATTGGTAAATTAAGAGAAGCTTCCTGTGAATTACGTGCAGGTGGACAATTAATTTTGACTACAGAAGAAATTCTAGGTGATGCTGAACGTATCGGCGTAAACTATGCTGAATTAAATGAAGTCGTTAAAGCAGGCGACCGCATTCTGATCGACGATGGTCTGGTAGACCTGAATGTACGTGAAATCAGAGGCAACGATATCTTCTGCGATATTATTAGCGGTGGTACACTCAAGCCTCGTAAAGGTGTAAACTTACCAGGAATTCATACAACATTGCCAGGAGTAACAGAACGCGATGTTATGCATATCCATTTCGGATTAGAACAAAAAATCGAAATGATCGCTGCTTCTTTCGTTCGTAAAGGCGACGATATTCGCGAAATTCGTGGCATTCTAGCTGAAAACAATGCAGAACATGTACAAATCTATTCTAAAATCGAAAACCAAGAAGGTATGACTAACTTGAACGATATTATCGTCGCTTCTGACGGTATTATGGTTGCTCGTGGTGATCTTGGGGTAGAAGTTCCGATTCAAGACGTACCGATGATGCAAAAAGAAATGATCGATAAATGTAACCTTGCAGGTAAACCTGTTATCGTTGCTACACATATGCTTGAATCGATGCAAGTGAATCCTCGTCCAACTCGTTCAGAAGTAAGTGACGTAGCGAATGCGGTATTGCAAGGCGCAGATGTAGTGATGTTGTCTGGTGAATCCGCAGCAGGTAAATATCCTGTACAATCCGTTCAAACGATGGCGGCTGTTGCACAACGCGCTGAGACGATGATCGATTACTACGAGCAATTTTCTAAAAAAAGAGCTGAACACTCTACTAATATTACCGAAGTCATCAGCCAGAGTGCTGTAAGTGCTTCGCTTGAACTAGCGGCTAAAGCGATCATTATCTCGACCGAGAGTGGATTTACCGCTCGTATGATCTCCAAATACCGCCCACAAGCGCCGATCTTTGCAGTTACTCAACACGAATCAGTGATGGCGAAAGTATGTCTATTGTCCGGTGTTATCCCTGTTAAAGGCGATGCAGTAAGCACAACTGATGAAATGTTTGAATCGGCTACACGTAATGCCATCAACACAGGCTATATCAACAAAGGCGATGTAATCGTATTATCTGCTGGCGTACCGATTGGACAGTCTGGTAATACGAACTTACTGAAAGTTCAACAAGTGTAA
- a CDS encoding helix-turn-helix transcriptional regulator: protein MLKIVDVQEHHTVNWYEKDHLTGQIYCLSLVTYGKCVYWVNEQKQIMEKGEMLLIPAHLAYYGKSIPTMMHTKLVIYFRVEQPDLDLSILHQPEPLRLKLGCYDLIHEKLKMIILQWTEHTPYYELMTETLLMQLLIEISREYDQKLISGDKHQLVDMMKHYIQRNYNHRITKEQLGEVIERTPNYAANLFKSVTNQTISDYVHHQRMKRAVYMLTESQLTIAEIAEFLGYRDLSYFYRVFKRMMGTVPSELMHDRPPIL, encoded by the coding sequence ATGTTAAAGATTGTTGATGTACAGGAGCATCACACAGTGAATTGGTACGAAAAAGATCATTTAACAGGACAGATCTATTGTCTCAGTCTGGTGACTTATGGCAAATGTGTATATTGGGTGAATGAGCAGAAGCAGATTATGGAAAAAGGCGAAATGCTACTGATTCCAGCTCATCTTGCTTATTATGGCAAAAGTATTCCAACGATGATGCATACCAAATTAGTGATTTATTTTCGAGTAGAGCAACCGGATCTAGATTTATCGATTTTGCATCAGCCCGAGCCATTAAGGCTCAAACTGGGCTGTTATGATCTCATTCATGAGAAATTGAAAATGATTATTTTGCAATGGACAGAACATACTCCATATTATGAGTTGATGACTGAAACGTTGTTAATGCAGTTGTTAATTGAGATTAGCCGGGAATATGATCAAAAGCTAATCAGTGGCGATAAGCATCAATTGGTCGATATGATGAAGCATTATATTCAACGTAATTATAACCACCGGATTACCAAAGAACAATTAGGCGAAGTGATTGAGCGAACGCCGAATTATGCCGCTAACCTATTCAAAAGTGTCACCAACCAGACGATCAGTGACTATGTACATCATCAGCGGATGAAGCGTGCTGTATATATGCTAACCGAATCTCAATTAACGATTGCTGAAATTGCAGAATTTTTGGGTTATCGTGATCTGTCTTACTTTTATCGTGTATTCAAGCGGATGATGGGTACTGTTCCTTCTGAATTGATGCATGATCGTCCACCGATCTTGTAA
- a CDS encoding MOSC domain-containing protein has protein sequence MTDQIITVQQVLIADTPKSFITRELPSIAVELAGIPGDRHYGLLRPADSRQKIYKKGTLIANRRQISIVSYEDCEQIALRMKLPEVRPEWLGANLMIRGFDQLTYLPAGARLIFPDGTGLICEGENLPCIFPGKVIEEVYDIPKLRSKFVPAARKSRGIVCSVEREGTIYQGDTVQIITAHLS, from the coding sequence ATGACCGATCAGATCATCACCGTACAACAAGTATTAATAGCAGATACTCCCAAAAGCTTTATTACTCGAGAATTACCTTCGATTGCGGTAGAGCTAGCAGGTATTCCTGGCGATCGTCATTATGGATTATTACGCCCTGCTGATTCGAGACAGAAAATATATAAAAAAGGCACTCTGATTGCTAATCGCAGACAGATTAGTATTGTGTCTTATGAAGATTGTGAGCAGATTGCATTACGTATGAAATTGCCTGAAGTAAGACCTGAATGGCTAGGGGCTAATCTTATGATACGTGGATTCGATCAACTTACATATTTGCCAGCAGGAGCGAGATTGATTTTTCCTGATGGAACCGGTCTGATCTGTGAAGGGGAGAATCTGCCTTGTATTTTTCCAGGGAAAGTGATTGAAGAAGTATATGATATTCCCAAATTACGTTCCAAATTTGTACCGGCTGCCCGTAAATCAAGAGGTATTGTTTGTTCCGTAGAACGGGAAGGTACGATTTATCAAGGCGATACCGTACAGATTATCACAGCTCATTTATCCTAA